A window of the Thalassophryne amazonica chromosome 11, fThaAma1.1, whole genome shotgun sequence genome harbors these coding sequences:
- the LOC117520519 gene encoding stimulator of interferon genes protein-like, whose amino-acid sequence MHSLSEQDAVVPRPRGNLPKLCALGMAAITIGPDVFSSPERIFNLVAMATLMLTLGPVVYGFCQLTEELLHHANTRYRGQPLLTYVLPACGLELKVLLTAALAGLMFYLTAHPLSYESQCWSFLFLLPASYLVLKSVGVLVSAAAMTHYKHHRLCSFA is encoded by the exons ATGCACAGCCTCAGTGAGCAGGATGCTGTCGTCCCTCGGCCTCGTGGGAATTTGCCTAAATTGTGTGCACTCGGCATGGCTGCCATCACTATAGGACCTGACGTGTTTTCCTCACCTGAACGGATATTTAACTTGGTTGCCATGGCAACCCTCATGTTAACCCTGGGCCCTGTGGTGTACGGATTCTGCCAGCTGACAGAGGAGCTGCTGCACCACGCAAACaccag ATATCGAGGTCAGCCCCTGCTGACCTATGTGTTGCCAGCTTGTGGTTTGGAGCTGAAGGTCCTACTGACTGCAGCCCTGGCAGGCCTGATGTTCTACCTGACAGCACATCCTCTGTCTTACGAAAGCCAGTGCTGGAGCTTCCTCTTCCTGCTCCCTGCCTCATATCTTGTGTTGAAAAGTGTAGGAGTCCTGGTGAGCGCCGCAGCAATGACACACTACAAACATCACAGGCTGTGTTCTTTTGCATGA